In the genome of Rhopalosiphum padi isolate XX-2018 chromosome 1, ASM2088224v1, whole genome shotgun sequence, the window ccaGAGACTTACTTGTACaggtattactttttaaaatggttttacttatcattttaaattaataattattaatgattttgtttaaggctataaaaattaaacttcatgAAGCAACTGGTTGTAAGCCGCATGACTTGCGCCCATATAGACTTCTTGTATCTTTATTAGATAAAACTGAAATTGGTCCTGTAATTCtagatgatattttatatgaagTTTTCAGACTTCTTTATTTATGTTGTCAAAAAGACAACAAAATTGATAAATCAtctgaattaataaaatcagcaaatttattatttagttcctTGGAACCTAAATATTTATGGGAATATACAGGTATTATGTTTTCTAATGCGTGTCAGTCACTAACCAGAGTAGATTCATGTGAAGAAGcatcaaatattgttaaatcCGTCGGCAGTGGTGATTTAAGCCTTATTGAAATATGCTCTTTGACAGATTTTCTGTTGGATGCTATATCATTTGAAACTTTTACTGAAACTCCTAGTGAACATTTACTTGAATTATTCATCCATATTGCAAGTACATTAACAGATAATTGTGATATGTTAACTTCAGATCAAGCAAGCACATCATTAATGTTGTTCTTAAAAATACTGTCTAAAGTTCAACCAACATTAATACCACAGACAGATTTAGGATACAGCTCATTGGATCAAACTACAGAGCTGCCAAAAAAAGCCACTGAGCCCGGAAAAATTGTCCAATTAAATGTGGATACACCTAAAATAAGTGGTATAAAAAGAGCTCAGTCTCCAAAACTCAGAACTATATCTGACACGTCAAGTGTTCAATCTGATTCAACAATTATAGCAGATAACCCGTCAATTGATTTACATTCAGATACAACTAGTGGAGTATTTGATGGAGATTCTTTGAATTCAGCTATTTTGATGCAAAATTGTAATCAGAAAGaacaatatagtatttataaatcttgtattaaacaGTATGAAAAGTTTTTTGTAACCTTTGTTTATGGTGTACGAGCAAACATTGGTGAAACCAAAGGATTATCAGTTTTGATGGATGCCTTAAAAGTAAAATCGCCACAAGCAACTGCTGAGGATCGAGCAAGAAATTTAGAAGAACTTTTAAAAACTGTGCTTAATTCACAAAAAcaaacatttgatgaaaattatgaatatgaaGGTACTGATGAAATATCTCCTTTAACTATCCTCAACAATAAACGCAGTGCTGGACTTGAATGGACAAAACCAGTTATGTTAGCTTGTAGAGTATTAGTAGACATATCAACATTTCAAGCAATTCCATTATCTGACTCAATGGCATCATTAGTATCTTCAATTGATATAAAAGACTTAAATAATGATGTTCTACCAGAAtggttgaaattaattattgtatgttgTTGTTGGTTGGGAAATACTGCTCCTTCTCTACAACTTGTTACCATTGGAACTTTAGTGGATATAGTTGCACTCTGCCGAAGCTCACAATTGCATTGTAAATCTAACGAATCAAGGAATGGTGTTGTGTCACTAGTCCTCTTACCACTATTGAAaccttttcaattatattatattgaataccaCACAAATGTTTTTCAcgtgagtttttttaaatttattattttaaagaactttattataatgatttattgtatttttttaggttATCGCACATTGGCTTTGGTTTCATTTGGCTAATCCATTATATCAAGTACGCTGTGTTGAACTACTTTATTTATTGCAGAGCTCTTTACACTCAAGTGATATCGTAGAAAACTGTATTGGTATGtagaatttgtttaaattttaaaatcatctatatttataatttatttttattgatattataatattataggagaAGAATTAACATCAAGAAAAGCGTCTGAATTTCATAAGTTAAATGCATTTAGAAAATTTTCACTCTTATGGCATGTAGGCCGAGAACTTGCCGCAAATTCTCAAAATGTTGGAGACATGTTTTACAAGTAAGCCACTTAatactctattattattattattatttctatatttcaattatttatcgataaatACTTTATGCATTAATTTAGTTTCTAAtagatcaaatttttaatttagtaaatatatttataatactttagaaATTGTTTATTGCTAcaagttaaaacattaaattttaaacaaaatattatgtagataatttTCAACAGGCTAATTCATAtccgtatatttataatatttgtatattttaaattatctgattcaatttttttttttattattcatagatCTATGTTGAAAACATTAGATAATTTAGAACTTGGAGAAAGAAATGCAATAAAAGTAGAAGCGGAAGGATGGCTTCTACACTCTTTATTAAGAGGTGATATTAGCAGATTAATAGATCCTCTTATACTGTTACTTCTTGATCCATGTACATCAAGATTAAGTGTTCTCCATGCCAAAGTTAGTCCAacacaaaataatgatatacatgATTATTCTGAAACATCTTTAAATGATCCATCTGCCAAAATTTATGCTATTAGTTCAGTTGATGGAAATGTAATGTATCATGTAGCAGACAAGTGTAAACAAGCACCAAAAATTGCTCCTAGCCGCAGTAAACGTGTGTTTGCTATTACAACATTGGCGGAACAGGATTCTTCAAATCTTTTTAGCCGTTATGTTACTGTAAAAAAATGCCAAATGATGACTCGATATGAACCATCATTAGCAGAAATGTCAGAATctcatcataaaaatatgtctttgcttcaaaatatttctgtttttgTCAATCCATTTTCTGTTGATCCAAATATTACTAACAATAATGAATTTGATGAAGATTATTCTGAAGAAAAGAAAGAAAGTTCTCAATACTCCATGGAtatgttgaataaaattaaacgatttaaatcaaatgtacaAAACACAGTACGTCGTTCACCTAAGAGAAAACCAGAAAGTAAACATATTCAAAAATCTGTACAAAGAACTGGATCTTATTCATCCCTTGATTCTATAAAAACTAATCCAGTTATGAATTCTACTACAATGATGTCTTCAATTGATTTATTACACCTATCATCCATATCAGATACAATATTTGCTCGAGTTACTGACGGTGAAACATACCGTAACAATATACGAACATCTGCTTCTGCAACTGATATGAATGGCCATTTTACAGAAAACGAGACAGATTTAGTTCGAAGCTATTCATTTTGTGGAAATGAACAAATCAAAATTGATACAGATGAGTCAACACCTGCTGATGAATATTTTGATCCTTCAAAGTCTGAAGAAACATCTGTTGTACGAGAAGTTCTTAATAGTGTACTAGATGCCGTGGTAGATGAAACAGTTGTGCCTTTAAATGATGAAGAAGATGATGATGATTTAACTGAAGTATCTGAATCAATTAAAGAAGATGTTTCTATGGCTCCACCTGAGTATAATATTGATGGTAATGTAAGAAATATACATTCCCATCTACTGTTATATTGTGGAGTATATGATGTCCAACGTACATTGTATGCTTTCTGTACATTAACAAACATGTTAAAAACGAATGCCCGAGCTCTTTTATGCGCTGCCGCTACTACTTCTGTTCCTGTAAAATCTCAGATACTAAAATTACTTTCTAGACATAGAAAATCAATGTTTGGTAGAGGATTTCATGGAGAAATTGATATGACTGGCATTCCTTATAATCGAGGCAGTAGCATGTATTTAGAATTACTTATATCCATATGTCTTTATTATATACGGAGCTACTATCCTAATTTAGGACAATCTAAAATTACACAAGAAGATATTGCTGGTAATCGTCAAGTACAAATGTCCAGTGTAGAACTGTTGAGTCTTATCTGTTGGGAATTGAGTGGTATTGTGAGGGATAGTGGACGAGGTTTAGCATGTTATTTAGCTGAATTACTCGCAAGATGTAAAGCACAAAAAGTTGCATTGCACTGTTTGTTGAGTAGTGTACTTGAAAATTCTGGTCCTGAATGTAAAGCTACCAGTTTCACTGCAGAAATATTGTCATTTAATAATCATGATCCAACAGATCAAGGATCTGTTGAAGGTAGAATGAATCGTGAGTCTGAAGCATTCCAAGCTTTATTATTAAGACtattgttatcacttatcatatTAGAACATGAAGTTGATAATAGTCGTCATCGTGGTAACAATGTGATGAATGATTCCTATGCAGATTTAGCTGCTGATAATATAGAAGGCACTGACGTACGTTACTTATCTGGCAGACCAATTCCGCTGCAACCAATGTTTGTTACTGCCTTAGTTGCAGCCTTACATCCATCTGCTCGAATGAGACATTCCCACATTAACTGGACATCACTGGTCACATCTTCATTACCATATCTAGGACCTGCTTTGGTGAATGTTGTCTCTGTGACTGTACGACAACTATGTGCAAATATTGAAACCTTAGCAGAAGTGTATGCTGATAacaccaaaaatgttaatttgaggtaatcattgtttttgtaaataaattgactagttcctttttttattctcaattatataactaataactatgaaATTATGTACTTCAGGTTACCAGCAGATTATGCAATAACACAATTGGAAGCTCTTACTGTCTTATGTCATTTTTGCCTCCTTGATACTGGTCAACCATTTAACCATCCTTTAGATCATAATTCTATGACAAATTCAAATACTCCAGCTcagttatttaataatcttGTTCATGTCTTTATCCCATCTCCTCTTTTAGCTGTGAGTAATacatcattaaatttttttatttagtatttaatattaacaaataaattaataaatgttttcatttttgctATTCTCAAAGCTTCAAGATCAATCATCTAATGATGAAACTGAACCACAGTTAGGAGCGAGGAGATCTTTATTAGCAATTTTGCCAAGGATTGTAGCAAGTGTTTCATTATTGTGGAAAGCACTTTGTACTGGAAAACAAAGGTAAATATCATCGTGCTTTTTACCTACTATTTGTGCTAACTTTAgtagtattattacttatttgttatataatacctaatttcaTTCATTACAGTGAAAATAATGTTGCTGGATGTCCAAGGTTAGTTAAAGGCCAACTTTTAGATTTATTAAGTCCTATAGCAGAATACCATGGCAATAGTTTTCTAACAGCATTTTCAATTGTATGGAAAGAGAGACGATCACGTGCATCTGTATTATCATCAACTGTAagatcatacatttatttagaaaaaaactaaatcaccattttattaatttagttttaacatttttattcattgttttcaaaataatattattgtacctatatttaagtCCAATGATACCTAATCGGTTGACACAAGTCTATgttgtgattatattattaatatacaagcaaaacataaaaactataaaattatattcttttttttagatTGTCCCCGAAGCTACAGAAATGCAACAAGTTTTAGTACAATTATTGAGTTCAATTAAGTCCATGCCATTAGATTCATTAATACAGACTATTCATCAAGTTGTCAAACAACCATCATTAAGTCaagtaatcataattttaagtgACTTATATAtagatgttattaatatttgtataatatttttaggccGGCCAACAAGATACTCAAATTAGTATTGAAGTGAGTGTACTGGAATTATTTGTTCATTATGTACAACTTGCTCCTGGTCATTACTTAGCAGAAACATGGCAATCACTTCTTGGATTGCTTAAAGAAGGAATAACATTGTCACCTCCTTcacaatttatgttattatcagTGTTAAGCCAGTTTGTACATAGAGCTCCTGCTCCATTAGCTGATCGCAAAGACCAAAAAGATCTCCAAGATATTACTGCTaaggtaaattaaaaagtacagttaaatgttaaattgtttGAAGCGTACTTATCAATTAGTGGTATTATATAagtcaatcatttttttaaataatttaaaattctttgaatgcttcaataaaaattaaatcatacaatATGAGAatgctatttatattaatatattttaatgaaacacattataaaaaatgtaattcatgaTGAAATTTTTTCTTTGATCATTTTTTAAGATGGTTGAAAGCTGTTCTCAAATAGCTGGAGCTTGTTTAGAACAGAGTTCATGGTTAAGAAGAAATGTTTCTGTAAGAGAAGATGAATTATCTGCAGCAAATTCTATTACTGAAAAAGATATagaaaaaggtaaaattaataatatattttataggtttttttttctttatacatttataactgaattattttaaatttttcaattgtacaattaaatattatattatacaatgtttttcaGTTGGAAGCGGCAGTGGAAGCAATGCTCAATACAGTATACCAGCCCAAAATGTGTTAGCCCAACTTCTTGCACCCTTGTTAGACATAACATTTGGTAATCAAGAAAAAGAAAGAGTATGTACAATACTCACaatgataatgtataatgtaactccttatttaaaaaaccataCGTAAGTGTTTGTTagctaattaaattaatataataatatgtatattattatacaatatttaatgtttttaatttgtattttgtttataaaaatgtagtaataaaaatatgccaAGTTTTCATGCGTGCTCTCAAATTTTGGCCAGCATTAGTACATATCAATATACACGAAAGGCTTGGAAGAAAGATGCAATGGAACTTTTACTTGATCCAACACTATTCCAAATGGAAGATCGCAGTATTCAGTAttggaaaattataattgataatttaatgtcTCAAGACACAACAACATTTAGAGATTTTatgggtatatttttatttttcatgtttaattaatagttattatttattttttatatgtatttatatatctagGTCGAATCAATATGAACCAAGCAAAcaccttaaatttattttcaaatagagAACAAGAATGTGAGCAGAGGGCCCAATTATTAAAAAGACTTGCATTTGTTTTGTTGTGTAGTGAGAAAGACCAGTTTCATAAACATGTTCCTGAAATTCaaggttaaatttaaaaaaaaaaaatgcttctatttcaaagattatttttaaaattatttttattatttattaaatagaaagATTAGTTGACACTCTTCGTATGCCTCAATCAGGACCCGGTATTCACGCTCAAGTGTTTCTATGCTTTAGGGTTTTACTCTTACGTATGTCTGGTCACCACATAACTTCTATGTGGCCAATAATAGTTAGTGAAATGGTTCAAGTTATGATTCATATTGAACATAATTTAAGTACAGATTCAGAAGAGTTCAGGTATGTAATAAcatcattaatattaagtattattttatggtaaaaactataatctttattttccaactaaaaaatatattgttttctgGGGTGTGTGGCTGATCTTCCATTTTTGGCTTATGGCAGGCGAAATACCAGGTATGTTTTATGTATGCTTATTGCCAGTTTGTTATGtgcttttaacatttttgtatattaacatagttctaataattattttgaaatctatTACCAAGGTTAAGTCAATGTCGCTGCTTGAAGGTGTCTTGGGTTAAATCTTTAACTGATATTCTTCTTTATTTCTCATTTTTAgtaaaagtattgaaaataaaataaaaactaataatgctaatgattaaaaaaaaattaatcagtgTTTCTTTTTTTCCATTCTTCCAAAATATTTCCAATTCTTTATTTCCTTACTCATTATTATAGTAGTGAAGAAATTAATATGGCTGATACCACTCTTAAATCAAATTCATCTTCAAGACGAAGAAAAAAATGGAATCATCGAAACAAGTATAGCTTGCAACCTGAGAAACAGAGTTCATCAAACTCTAGAAAATCTACTGTCATTGCCAACCATACAATTGAAAAGTAAGTTCTAATAGTGAACAAAACATCAATTGGGGAAAAAGaacactttttagtttttatgtgcATACTCTGCAACAATGTCTATAggttatatttgtaaaaaaaaaaaaaaagaaaagaaaactcatatgaatttatttttattaattgcctttaacaatatataatattgacttgACCTTGatcaataattttagtttgGTGTGTGGAagtatgcaattttttttagctatattAATTGCCtgtagaattatttaatatgtttgaatttattttaaaataattggaatataaaaccaaaatattttagtactaaATTTTAGAATGGTTTGTAGGTTAGAAATTAtacctta includes:
- the LOC132927498 gene encoding protein dopey-1 homolog isoform X1: MGTIATEEFDLMKDSKYRMYVNAVDKALKSFEYTSEWADLISALGKLNKVLLSYTRYPVIPRGIKISKRLAQCMHHALPSGVHLKALETYDIIFKCMGTNRLSQDLFIYSAGLFPVMGYAAMNVRPDLLNIYENHFVPLGERLIPGLNGFLSGVLLGLEEGSDFFDRTNRLLDNVCAGVGAPIFFSHLWECLANNLAVRLPAILYILSRFDRKLLIENQSHIMGTNIDTMVTAICACVQDSMVLVQRSGLDLLQVGFPMHSTQLSKSDMIRLITASLVTILRRDMSLNRRLYAWLLGNEVNLTLLSSDHPLVKLRKARELTTVKYFELYSRDLLVQAIKIKLHEATGCKPHDLRPYRLLVSLLDKTEIGPVILDDILYEVFRLLYLCCQKDNKIDKSSELIKSANLLFSSLEPKYLWEYTGIMFSNACQSLTRVDSCEEASNIVKSVGSGDLSLIEICSLTDFLLDAISFETFTETPSEHLLELFIHIASTLTDNCDMLTSDQASTSLMLFLKILSKVQPTLIPQTDLGYSSLDQTTELPKKATEPGKIVQLNVDTPKISGIKRAQSPKLRTISDTSSVQSDSTIIADNPSIDLHSDTTSGVFDGDSLNSAILMQNCNQKEQYSIYKSCIKQYEKFFVTFVYGVRANIGETKGLSVLMDALKVKSPQATAEDRARNLEELLKTVLNSQKQTFDENYEYEGTDEISPLTILNNKRSAGLEWTKPVMLACRVLVDISTFQAIPLSDSMASLVSSIDIKDLNNDVLPEWLKLIIVCCCWLGNTAPSLQLVTIGTLVDIVALCRSSQLHCKSNESRNGVVSLVLLPLLKPFQLYYIEYHTNVFHVIAHWLWFHLANPLYQVRCVELLYLLQSSLHSSDIVENCIGEELTSRKASEFHKLNAFRKFSLLWHVGRELAANSQNVGDMFYKSMLKTLDNLELGERNAIKVEAEGWLLHSLLRGDISRLIDPLILLLLDPCTSRLSVLHAKVSPTQNNDIHDYSETSLNDPSAKIYAISSVDGNVMYHVADKCKQAPKIAPSRSKRVFAITTLAEQDSSNLFSRYVTVKKCQMMTRYEPSLAEMSESHHKNMSLLQNISVFVNPFSVDPNITNNNEFDEDYSEEKKESSQYSMDMLNKIKRFKSNVQNTVRRSPKRKPESKHIQKSVQRTGSYSSLDSIKTNPVMNSTTMMSSIDLLHLSSISDTIFARVTDGETYRNNIRTSASATDMNGHFTENETDLVRSYSFCGNEQIKIDTDESTPADEYFDPSKSEETSVVREVLNSVLDAVVDETVVPLNDEEDDDDLTEVSESIKEDVSMAPPEYNIDGNVRNIHSHLLLYCGVYDVQRTLYAFCTLTNMLKTNARALLCAAATTSVPVKSQILKLLSRHRKSMFGRGFHGEIDMTGIPYNRGSSMYLELLISICLYYIRSYYPNLGQSKITQEDIAGNRQVQMSSVELLSLICWELSGIVRDSGRGLACYLAELLARCKAQKVALHCLLSSVLENSGPECKATSFTAEILSFNNHDPTDQGSVEGRMNRESEAFQALLLRLLLSLIILEHEVDNSRHRGNNVMNDSYADLAADNIEGTDVRYLSGRPIPLQPMFVTALVAALHPSARMRHSHINWTSLVTSSLPYLGPALVNVVSVTVRQLCANIETLAEVYADNTKNVNLRLPADYAITQLEALTVLCHFCLLDTGQPFNHPLDHNSMTNSNTPAQLFNNLVHVFIPSPLLALQDQSSNDETEPQLGARRSLLAILPRIVASVSLLWKALCTGKQSENNVAGCPRLVKGQLLDLLSPIAEYHGNSFLTAFSIVWKERRSRASVLSSTIVPEATEMQQVLVQLLSSIKSMPLDSLIQTIHQVVKQPSLSQAGQQDTQISIEVSVLELFVHYVQLAPGHYLAETWQSLLGLLKEGITLSPPSQFMLLSVLSQFVHRAPAPLADRKDQKDLQDITAKMVESCSQIAGACLEQSSWLRRNVSVREDELSAANSITEKDIEKVGSGSGSNAQYSIPAQNVLAQLLAPLLDITFGNQEKERVCTILTMIMYNVTPYLKNHTNKNMPSFHACSQILASISTYQYTRKAWKKDAMELLLDPTLFQMEDRSIQYWKIIIDNLMSQDTTTFRDFMGRINMNQANTLNLFSNREQECEQRAQLLKRLAFVLLCSEKDQFHKHVPEIQERLVDTLRMPQSGPGIHAQVFLCFRVLLLRMSGHHITSMWPIIVSEMVQVMIHIEHNLSTDSEEFRRNTSSEEINMADTTLKSNSSSRRRKKWNHRNKYSLQPEKQSSSNSRKSTVIANHTIENSHIRLLSGLDWTWVVNSNNGLHASSNPQWLQLQLAAVKLLSVAIQLPADILPQFQMYKWAFVGRPELSQNEQNPVEFVPHVLRIAKIMDSKYGSPIETYPDTLLPTGSTARSLQDLHPFFSALSSGEPHPSLDSSISQLEQELELDFLEPIPSR
- the LOC132927498 gene encoding protein dopey-1 homolog isoform X6 encodes the protein MGTIATEEFDLMKDSKYRMYVNAVDKALKSFEYTSEWADLISALGKLNKVLLSYTRYPVIPRGIKISKRLAQCMHHALPSGVHLKALETYDIIFKCMGTNRLSQDLFIYSAGLFPVMGYAAMNVRPDLLNIYENHFVPLGERLIPGLNGFLSGVLLGLEEGSDFFDRTNRLLDNVCAGVGAPIFFSHLWECLANNLAVRLPAILYILSRFDRKLLIENQSHIMGTNIDTMVTAICACVQDSMVLVQRSGLDLLQVGFPMHSTQLSKSDMIRLITASLVTILRRDMSLNRRLYAWLLGNEVNLTLLSSDHPLVKLRKARELTTVKYFELYSRDLLVQAIKIKLHEATGCKPHDLRPYRLLVSLLDKTEIGPVILDDILYEVFRLLYLCCQKDNKIDKSSELIKSANLLFSSLEPKYLWEYTGIMFSNACQSLTRVDSCEEASNIVKSVGSGDLSLIEICSLTDFLLDAISFETFTETPSEHLLELFIHIASTLTDNCDMLTSDQASTSLMLFLKILSKVQPTLIPQTDLGYSSLDQTTELPKKATEPGKIVQLNVDTPKISGIKRAQSPKLRTISDTSSVQSDSTIIADNPSIDLHSDTTSGVFDGDSLNSAILMQNCNQKEQYSIYKSCIKQYEKFFVTFVYGVRANIGETKGLSVLMDALKVKSPQATAEDRARNLEELLKTVLNSQKQTFDENYEYEGTDEISPLTILNNKRSAGLEWTKPVMLACRVLVDISTFQAIPLSDSMASLVSSIDIKDLNNDVLPEWLKLIIVCCCWLGNTAPSLQLVTIGTLVDIVALCRSSQLHCKSNESRNGVVSLVLLPLLKPFQLYYIEYHTNVFHVIAHWLWFHLANPLYQVRCVELLYLLQSSLHSSDIVENCIGEELTSRKASEFHKLNAFRKFSLLWHVGRELAANSQNVGDMFYKSMLKTLDNLELGERNAIKVEAEGWLLHSLLRGDISRLIDPLILLLLDPCTSRLSVLHAKVSPTQNNDIHDYSETSLNDPSAKIYAISSVDGNVMYHVADKCKQAPKIAPSRSKRVFAITTLAEQDSSNLFSRYVTVKKCQMMTRYEPSLAEMSESHHKNMSLLQNISVFVNPFSVDPNITNNNEFDEDYSEEKKESSQYSMDMLNKIKRFKSNVQNTVRRSPKRKPESKHIQKSVQRTGSYSSLDSIKTNPVMNSTTMMSSIDLLHLSSISDTIFARVTDGETYRNNIRTSASATDMNGHFTENETDLVRSYSFCGNEQIKIDTDESTPADEYFDPSKSEETSVVREVLNSVLDAVVDETVVPLNDEEDDDDLTEVSESIKEDVSMAPPEYNIDGNVRNIHSHLLLYCGVYDVQRTLYAFCTLTNMLKTNARALLCAAATTSVPVKSQILKLLSRHRKSMFGRGFHGEIDMTGIPYNRGSSMYLELLISICLYYIRSYYPNLGQSKITQEDIAGNRQVQMSSVELLSLICWELSGIVRDSGRGLACYLAELLARCKAQKVALHCLLSSVLENSGPECKATSFTAEILSFNNHDPTDQGSVEGRMNRESEAFQALLLRLLLSLIILEHEVDNSRHRGNNVMNDSYADLAADNIEGTDVRYLSGRPIPLQPMFVTALVAALHPSARMRHSHINWTSLVTSSLPYLGPALVNVVSVTVRQLCANIETLAEVYADNTKNVNLRLPADYAITQLEALTVLCHFCLLDTGQPFNHPLDHNSMTNSNTPAQLFNNLVHVFIPSPLLALQDQSSNDETEPQLGARRSLLAILPRIVASVSLLWKALCTGKQSENNVAGCPRLVKGQLLDLLSPIAEYHGNSFLTAFSIVWKERRSRASVLSSTIVPEATEMQQVLVQLLSSIKSMPLDSLIQTIHQVVKQPSLSQAGQQDTQISIEVSVLELFVHYVQLAPGHYLAETWQSLLGLLKEGITLSPPSQFMLLSVLSQFVHRAPAPLADRKDQKDLQDITAKMVESCSQIAGACLEQSSWLRRNVSVREDELSAANSITEKDIEKVGSGSGSNAQYSIPAQNVLAQLLAPLLDITFGNQEKERVCTILTMIMYNVTPYLKNHTNKNMPSFHACSQILASISTYQYTRKAWKKDAMELLLDPTLFQMEDRSIQYWKIIIDNLMSQDTTTFRDFMGRINMNQANTLNLFSNREQECEQRAQLLKRLAFVLLCSEKDQFHKHVPEIQERLVDTLRMPQSGPGIHAQVFLCFRVLLLRMSGHHITSMWPIIVSEMVQVMIHIEHNLSTDSEEFSSHIRLLSGLDWTWVVNSNNGLHASSNPQWLQLQLAAVKLLSVAIQLPADILPQFQMYKWAFVGRPELSQNEQNPVEFVPHVLRIAKIMDSKYGSPIETYPDTLLPTGSTARSLQDLHPFFSALSSGEPHPSLDSSISQLEQELELDFLEPIPSR
- the LOC132927498 gene encoding protein dopey-1 homolog isoform X5 — its product is MGTIATEEFDLMKDSKYRMYVNAVDKALKSFEYTSEWADLISALGKLNKVLLSYTRYPVIPRGIKISKRLAQCMHHALPSGVHLKALETYDIIFKCMGTNRLSQDLFIYSAGLFPVMGYAAMNVRPDLLNIYENHFVPLGERLIPGLNGFLSGVLLGLEEGSDFFDRTNRLLDNVCAGVGAPIFFSHLWECLANNLAVRLPAILYILSRFDRKLLIENQSHIMGTNIDTMVTAICACVQDSMVLVQRSGLDLLQVGFPMHSTQLSKSDMIRLITASLVTILRRDMSLNRRLYAWLLGNEVNLTLLSSDHPLVKLRKARELTTVKYFELYSRDLLVQAIKIKLHEATGCKPHDLRPYRLLVSLLDKTEIGPVILDDILYEVFRLLYLCCQKDNKIDKSSELIKSANLLFSSLEPKYLWEYTGIMFSNACQSLTRVDSCEEASNIVKSVGSGDLSLIEICSLTDFLLDAISFETFTETPSEHLLELFIHIASTLTDNCDMLTSDQASTSLMLFLKILSKVQPTLIPQTDLGYSSLDQTTELPKKATEPGKIVQLNVDTPKISGIKRAQSPKLRTISDTSSVQSDSTIIADNPSIDLHSDTTSGVFDGDSLNSAILMQNCNQKEQYSIYKSCIKQYEKFFVTFVYGVRANIGETKGLSVLMDALKVKSPQATAEDRARNLEELLKTVLNSQKQTFDENYEYEGTDEISPLTILNNKRSAGLEWTKPVMLACRVLVDISTFQAIPLSDSMASLVSSIDIKDLNNDVLPEWLKLIIVCCCWLGNTAPSLQLVTIGTLVDIVALCRSSQLHCKSNESRNGVVSLVLLPLLKPFQLYYIEYHTNVFHVIAHWLWFHLANPLYQVRCVELLYLLQSSLHSSDIVENCIGEELTSRKASEFHKLNAFRKFSLLWHVGRELAANSQNVGDMFYKSMLKTLDNLELGERNAIKVEAEGWLLHSLLRGDISRLIDPLILLLLDPCTSRLSVLHAKVSPTQNNDIHDYSETSLNDPSAKIYAISSVDGNVMYHVADKCKQAPKIAPSRSKRVFAITTLAEQDSSNLFSRYVTVKKCQMMTRYEPSLAEMSESHHKNMSLLQNISVFVNPFSVDPNITNNNEFDEDYSEEKKESSQYSMDMLNKIKRFKSNVQNTVRRSPKRKPESKHIQKSVQRTGSYSSLDSIKTNPVMNSTTMMSSIDLLHLSSISDTIFARVTDGETYRNNIRTSASATDMNGHFTENETDLVRSYSFCGNEQIKIDTDESTPADEYFDPSKSEETSVVREVLNSVLDAVVDETVVPLNDEEDDDDLTEVSESIKEDVSMAPPEYNIDGNVRNIHSHLLLYCGVYDVQRTLYAFCTLTNMLKTNARALLCAAATTSVPVKSQILKLLSRHRKSMFGRGFHGEIDMTGIPYNRGSSMYLELLISICLYYIRSYYPNLGQSKITQEDIAGNRQVQMSSVELLSLICWELSGIVRDSGRGLACYLAELLARCKAQKVALHCLLSSVLENSGPECKATSFTAEILSFNNHDPTDQGSVEGRMNRESEAFQALLLRLLLSLIILEHEVDNSRHRGNNVMNDSYADLAADNIEGTDVRYLSGRPIPLQPMFVTALVAALHPSARMRHSHINWTSLVTSSLPYLGPALVNVVSVTVRQLCANIETLAEVYADNTKNVNLRLPADYAITQLEALTVLCHFCLLDTGQPFNHPLDHNSMTNSNTPAQLFNNLVHVFIPSPLLALQDQSSNDETEPQLGARRSLLAILPRIVASVSLLWKALCTGKQSENNVAGCPRLVKGQLLDLLSPIAEYHGNSFLTAFSIVWKERRSRASVLSSTIVPEATEMQQVLVQLLSSIKSMPLDSLIQTIHQVVKQPSLSQAGQQDTQISIEVSVLELFVHYVQLAPGHYLAETWQSLLGLLKEGITLSPPSQFMLLSVLSQFVHRAPAPLADRKDQKDLQDITAKMVESCSQIAGACLEQSSWLRRNVSVREDELSAANSITEKDIEKVGSGSGSNAQYSIPAQNVLAQLLAPLLDITFGNQEKERVCTILTMIMYNVTPYLKNHTNKNMPSFHACSQILASISTYQYTRKAWKKDAMELLLDPTLFQMEDRSIQYWKIIIDNLMSQDTTTFRDFMGRINMNQANTLNLFSNREQECEQRAQLLKRLAFVLLCSEKDQFHKHVPEIQERLVDTLRMPQSGPGIHAQVFLCFRVLLLRMSGHHITSMWPIIVSEMVQVMIHIEHNLSTDSEEFRRNTSSHIRLLSGLDWTWVVNSNNGLHASSNPQWLQLQLAAVKLLSVAIQLPADILPQFQMYKWAFVGRPELSQNEQNPVEFVPHVLRIAKIMDSKYGSPIETYPDTLLPTGSTARSLQDLHPFFSALSSGEPHPSLDSSISQLEQELELDFLEPIPSR